From one Bos indicus isolate NIAB-ARS_2022 breed Sahiwal x Tharparkar chromosome 16, NIAB-ARS_B.indTharparkar_mat_pri_1.0, whole genome shotgun sequence genomic stretch:
- the TMEM63A gene encoding CSC1-like protein 1, translating to MTDSPFLELWQSRAVAIPERLGIGDQPNDSYCYNSAKNSTVLQGVTFGGIPTVLFIDVTCFLFLIAAFSIIRRKFWDYGRIALVSEGNSESRFRRLSSSSSGQQDFESEMGLCSWLTAIFRLHDDQILEWCGEDAIHYLSFQRHIIFLLVVVSCLSLCVILPVNLSGDLLDKDPYSFGRTTIANLQTDNNLLWLHTVFAILYLILTVVFMRHHTQSIKYKEESLVRRTLFVTGLPRHAKKETVESHFRDAYPTCEVVEVQLCYDVAKLIYLCKERKKTEKSLTYYTNLQVKTGQRTFINPKPCGQFCCCEVRGCEWEDAISYYTRMKDGLMERITEEECRVQDQPLGMAFVTFQEKSMATYVLKDFNACKCQGLQCKGEPQPSSHGRELRISRWSVTFAAYPEDICWKNLSIQGFRWWFQWLGINFILFVVLFFLTTPSIILSTMDKFNVTKPIHALNNPVISQFFPTLLLWSFSALLPTIVYYSTLLESHWTKSGENWIMMTKVYIFLIFMVLILPSLGLTSLDFFFRWLFDKTSSEASIRLECVFLPDQGAFFVNYVIASAFIGNGMELLRLPGLILYTFRMVMAKTAADRKNVKQNQAFEYEFGAMYAWMLCVFTVIMAYSITCPIIVPFGLIYILLKHMVDRHNLYFAYLPAKLEKRIHFAAVNQALAAPILCLFWLYFFSFLRLGLKAPLTLFTFLVLLLTILVCLAYTCFGCFKHLSPLNYKTEESASDKGNEAGAHVPPPFTPYVPRILNSSSSEKTALSPQQQTYGAINISGTVAGQCLAQSPEDRVAAADQGD from the exons ATGACCGACTCCCCTTTCCTGGAGCTGTGGCAGTCCAGAGCAGTGGCCATCCCCGAGCGGCTGGGCATCGGGGACCAGCCCAATGACTCCTACTGCTACAACTCGGCCAAAAACAGCACCGTGCTCCAGGGGGTCACCTTCGGGGGCATCCCCACTGTCCTGTTCATAGATGTCACCTGCTTCCTG tttttaatagCAGCATTTTCCATCATAAGAAGAAAATTCTGGGATTATGGCCGCATTGCCCTGGTGTCAGAAGGAAACAG TGAGTCCAGATTCCGGAGACTGTCGTCTTCCTCTTCAGGGCAGCAGGACTTTGAAAGCGAGATG GGATTGTGCTCCTGGCTGACTGCAATCTTCCGCCTGCA CGACGACCAGATCCTGGAGTGGTGTGGGGAGGACGCCATTCACTACCTGTCCTTCCAGAGACACATCATCTTCCTGCTGGTGGTGGTCAGCTGCTTGTCACTGTGCGTCATCCTGCCCGTCAACCTCTCAGGGGACTTGCTGG ACAAAGACCCTTACAGCTTTGGGAGGACAACAATCGCAAACCTGCAGACTGA caACAACCTCCTCTGGCTGCACACCGTCTTTGCTATCCTTTACCTCATCCTCACCGTGGTCTTCATGCGACACCACACCCAGTCCATCAAGTACAAGGAGGAGAGCCTG GTGAGGAGGACCCTGTTTGTCACGGGACTCCCCAGACATGCCAAGAAGGAGACGGTGGAGAGCCACTTCCG GGACGCGTATCCCACGTGTGAAGTGGTGGAGGTCCAGCTGTGCTACGATGTGGCCAAGCTGATTTACCTGTGCAAGGAGAG AAAAAAGACTGAGAAGAGCCTGACCTACTACACAAACCTGCAGGTGAAGACAGGCCAGCGCACCTTCATCAACCCCAAGCCTTGTGGCCAGTTCTGCTGCTGTGAAGTGCGGGGTTGTGAGTGG GAGGACGCCATCTCCTACTACACGCGCATGAAGGACGGGCTGATGGAGAGGATCACAGAGGAGGAATGCAGGGTCCAGGACCAGCCCCTGGGAATGGCCTTTGTCACCTTCCAGGAGAAGTCCATGGCCACCTA CGTTCTGAAGGACTTCAACGCCTGCAAGTGTCAGGGCCTTCAGTGCAAAGGTGAGCCACAGCCTTCGTCCCACGGCAGAGAGCTCCGCATCTCCAGGTGGTCGGTCACCTTTGCTGCTTACCCCGAGGACATCTGCTG GAAGAACCTCTCCATTCAGGGCTTCCGCTGGTGGTTCCAATGGCTGGGCATCAACTTCATCCTCTTCGTGGTGCTATTTTTCCTGACCACACCCTCCATCATCCTGTCCACCATGGACAAGTTCAATGTCACCAAACCCATCCATGCACTGAAT AACCCCGTCATCAGCCAGTTCTTCCCAACCCTCCTCCTGTGGTCCTTCTCTGCCCTGCTCCCCACCATCGTCTACTACTCTACACTGCTGGAATCTCACTGGACCAA GTCAGGAGAGAACTGGATCATGATGACCAAGGTCTACATATTCTTGATCTTCATGGTGCTGATCCTGCCCTCCCTTGGCCTCACCAG tttggatTTTTTCTTCCGGTGGCTCTTTGATAAAACATCCTCAGAGGCCTCTATCAGGTTGGA GTGCGTCTTCCTGCCCGACCAGGGCGCCTTCTTTGTGAACTACGTCATCGCCTCGGCCTTCATCGGCAACGGCATGGAGCTCCTGCGGCTGCCCGGCCTCATTCTCTACACCTTCCGCATGGTCATGGCCAAGACCGCGGCCGACCGCAAGAACGTCAAGCAG AACCAGGCCTTCGAGTACGAGTTTGGAGCCATGTACGCGTGGATGCTGTGCGTCTTCACCGTCATCATGGCCTACAGCATCACCTGCCCCATCATTGTGCCGTTTG GCCTCATCTACATCCTGCTCAAGCACATGGTGGACCGGCACAACCTCTACTTCGCCTACCTCCCGGCCAAGCTGGAGAAGAGGATCCACTTCGCGGCTGTGAACCAGGCCCTGGCCGCTCCCATCCTGTGCCTCTTCTGGCTCTACTTCTTCTCCTTCCTGCGCCTGG GTCTGAAGGCTCCCCTCACCCTGTTCACCTTCCTGGTGCTGCTGCTCACCATCCTGGTCTGCTTGGCATATACCTGCTTTGGATGCTTCAAGCACCTCAGCCCTCTCAACTACAAG ACAGAAGAATCGGCGAGTGACAAAGGCAATGAGGCGGGGGCCCACGTACCTCCACCGTTCACA CCCTACGTGCCCCGGATTCTGAACAGCTCGTCCTCAGAGAAAACAGCCCTGTCTCCGCAGCAGCAGACCTACGGCGCCATCAACATCAGCGGGACTGTTGCGgggcagtgtctggcacagagccCGGAGGACCGTGTGGCAGCCGCTGACCAGGGGGACTGA